The following are encoded together in the Patescibacteria group bacterium genome:
- the rpsP gene encoding 30S ribosomal protein S16, which yields MLSIRFKRIGKKNQPSYRVIVTPKKAGGPKGKPIEYLGWFNPFSKEFALKKERILYWLSQGAKTSDSLQNLLIRAGIIKSKKIAVHKKSKKKSEPSVQSGASQEQAPDSVQEPKPAEATGVEKSPEPETESLAESVQADKVGPGQPGKKEVSEPSAQTEKTEPELNPEQKNEPEASEPAPTELGE from the coding sequence ATGTTAAGCATTCGTTTTAAAAGGATTGGCAAAAAAAACCAGCCCAGTTATCGGGTGATTGTCACTCCAAAAAAAGCCGGCGGGCCAAAAGGAAAACCAATCGAATATCTTGGCTGGTTTAACCCGTTTTCAAAAGAATTTGCTTTGAAAAAGGAGCGGATTTTGTATTGGCTTTCTCAAGGGGCCAAGACCTCTGATTCTTTGCAGAATCTTTTAATCAGGGCCGGAATAATCAAAAGCAAGAAAATCGCGGTTCATAAAAAATCAAAGAAAAAATCAGAGCCATCAGTCCAGTCGGGAGCGAGTCAGGAACAAGCGCCTGATTCGGTTCAAGAACCTAAGCCGGCTGAAGCAACCGGGGTAGAAAAATCCCCGGAACCAGAAACCGAATCCTTGGCCGAATCAGTTCAGGCAGATAAAGTTGGACCAGGGCAGCCGGGTAAAAAAGAAGTTTCAGAACCGTCAGCCCAGACAGAAAAAACTGAACCTGAATTAAATCCGGAACAGAAAAATGAGCCCGAAGCTTCGGAACCGGCCCCAACCGAACTTGGGGAATAA
- the gatA gene encoding Asp-tRNA(Asn)/Glu-tRNA(Gln) amidotransferase subunit GatA has translation MTNLDNLTVKQTAKLLEEKQISAVELTKFYLEKIRQKESALEAFLYLAEKEALSQAEEIDLSRQKGDQLGSLAGIPYAVKDNILVKGVQATAGSKVLQDYQASYDASVILKLKKAGAIMIGKTNCDEFAMGSSTENSAYQKTKNPYDLSRVPGGSSGGSAAAVSAGMSLFALGTDTGGSIRQPASFCGVVGLKPTYGAVSRHGAIALASSLDQIGPLAKTIEDTGLVFETIAGKDKFDATTSGKAVYQGLTGKLIQDFDFKSLRIGVPEEFFGQGLEPEVKALVEKAINWYESQGAAIEKIELPHSPYGLATYYIVLPAEVSANLARYDGIRYPASVQADDFRAIYFKTRGKLIGPEPRRRIMLGAFSLSSGYYDAYYSRAQKVRQLIKRDFDQAFEKVDLIMTPTSPFPAFKFGERMDNPVAMYLADIYTVPLNLAGVPGLSINCGFAESEGEKLPVGLQIIGKHFSEELILRAAYQYEKAHS, from the coding sequence ATGACCAATTTAGACAATTTAACCGTAAAACAAACAGCAAAGTTGCTTGAGGAAAAACAGATCTCGGCAGTTGAGCTGACTAAGTTTTATTTAGAGAAAATCAGGCAAAAAGAGTCGGCTCTAGAGGCGTTTTTATATCTGGCCGAAAAAGAAGCTTTGAGTCAAGCCGAAGAAATTGATTTGTCGCGCCAGAAAGGCGATCAGCTTGGCAGTTTGGCTGGAATTCCTTATGCAGTTAAAGACAATATTTTAGTTAAGGGGGTTCAAGCCACAGCCGGCTCAAAAGTTTTGCAGGATTATCAAGCTAGTTATGATGCTAGCGTGATTTTAAAGCTTAAAAAAGCCGGAGCAATAATGATTGGCAAAACCAACTGCGATGAGTTTGCCATGGGTTCATCAACTGAAAACTCAGCTTATCAGAAAACCAAAAATCCTTATGACTTATCTCGAGTGCCGGGCGGTTCTTCTGGCGGCTCTGCGGCTGCTGTTAGCGCTGGAATGAGCTTATTTGCTTTGGGCACAGACACCGGCGGCTCAATCCGCCAACCCGCCAGCTTTTGCGGCGTAGTTGGGCTTAAGCCGACTTATGGCGCGGTTTCCCGGCACGGCGCGATTGCCTTAGCTTCTTCTTTAGACCAAATCGGGCCGCTGGCTAAAACAATTGAAGACACCGGTTTGGTTTTTGAGACAATTGCCGGTAAAGATAAATTTGATGCGACAACTTCAGGGAAAGCGGTTTATCAGGGTTTGACGGGAAAATTAATCCAAGATTTTGATTTTAAGAGTTTAAGAATCGGCGTTCCAGAGGAGTTTTTCGGCCAGGGGCTTGAGCCAGAAGTAAAAGCGTTAGTTGAAAAAGCGATTAACTGGTATGAATCCCAAGGCGCGGCAATTGAAAAAATTGAGTTGCCCCATTCGCCTTATGGTTTAGCGACTTATTATATTGTTCTGCCAGCGGAAGTGAGCGCGAATTTGGCTCGTTATGATGGGATTCGTTATCCTGCCTCTGTTCAGGCAGATGATTTTCGGGCAATTTATTTTAAGACCCGGGGCAAGCTGATTGGCCCGGAGCCAAGACGGAGGATTATGCTCGGCGCTTTTTCTCTGTCTTCTGGATATTATGACGCTTATTATTCCCGGGCTCAAAAAGTTCGCCAACTGATTAAAAGAGATTTTGACCAAGCCTTTGAAAAAGTTGATTTAATTATGACGCCGACCTCGCCGTTTCCGGCTTTTAAGTTCGGTGAGAGAATGGACAATCCGGTGGCAATGTATCTGGCTGATATTTATACCGTGCCTTTGAACTTAGCCGGGGTTCCGGGCCTGTCAATCAACTGCGGTTTTGCTGAATCAGAAGGGGAAAAATTGCCTGTTGGCTTGCAGATTATTGGCAAACACTTCAGCGAAGAGTTAATTTTAAGAGCCGCTTATCAGTACGAAAAAGCCCATTCTTAA
- the gatC gene encoding Asp-tRNA(Asn)/Glu-tRNA(Gln) amidotransferase subunit GatC, translated as MISRDEVKHLADLAHLELSEQELEKMTRELGLILDYISQLKEIDVSKIEPMSGGHSLVNIFRQNDSEKDSFAFDPEQLKQQFPKKQGDYNKVPKIIEK; from the coding sequence ATGATTTCTCGCGACGAAGTAAAACATTTAGCTGATTTAGCTCATTTAGAGCTGTCTGAACAAGAATTGGAAAAAATGACCCGAGAGCTGGGTTTGATTTTAGATTATATTTCCCAATTGAAAGAAATTGATGTTTCAAAAATTGAGCCGATGTCTGGCGGCCATTCTTTGGTTAATATTTTTCGGCAAAATGATTCAGAAAAAGACAGCTTTGCTTTTGATCCAGAACAGCTTAAGCAGCAGTTTCCGAAAAAGCAGGGGGATTATAATAAGGTGCCGAAGATAATCGAGAAATAA
- the gatB gene encoding Asp-tRNA(Asn)/Glu-tRNA(Gln) amidotransferase subunit GatB → MADYKPTIGLEIHTELKTRTKMFCACLNNPDETEPNKNVCPVCLAHPGTLPVINLEAVLKVLKVGLALSGQLAEKSVFDRKNYFYPDLPRGFQISQYQLPFVQGGFLEIENEKGERRKIKITRVHLEEDTGRLIHSQNQEQYSLVDYNRAGVPLMELVTEPEIHSGFEARQFAEQLQLLLRYLEVSDADMEKGQLRVEPNISVSLDSKLGTKVEIKNLNSFRAVEEAIDYEIKRQIEILGKGKAVHQHNRGWDEAKKITLEQRSKEEAHDYRYFPEPDLPPIYLNQPIGDEGIFINTEEIAKTLPELPWQRQLRLGNQYFLNSEEAKQLTFNKKLGDFFEQAISEIQEFDSGHQHSRKELTKLVFNFLSSDLRGLAAENKTDFKDLKITPETFAHLLTLFHQKKISSRVAKDVLLEMFQTGKDPEEIIKEKNLFQVSDSGELESIIKKIIAENPAPVADFKAGKEQALQFLVGKIMAQTKGRANPETVQKLIKQELG, encoded by the coding sequence ATGGCTGATTATAAACCCACAATTGGTCTGGAGATTCACACAGAGCTAAAAACCAGAACCAAGATGTTCTGCGCCTGTTTGAATAATCCGGACGAGACTGAACCGAATAAAAATGTCTGCCCGGTCTGCTTGGCTCATCCCGGAACTTTGCCGGTGATTAATTTAGAAGCAGTTTTAAAAGTTCTTAAAGTCGGTTTGGCCCTTTCCGGCCAGTTGGCAGAAAAATCAGTTTTTGACCGGAAAAATTATTTTTATCCAGATCTGCCCAGGGGATTCCAGATCTCCCAATATCAGCTGCCTTTTGTTCAGGGCGGATTTTTGGAGATTGAGAATGAAAAAGGCGAGCGCCGAAAAATTAAAATTACCCGAGTTCACTTGGAAGAAGACACTGGCCGCTTGATTCATTCCCAGAATCAAGAGCAGTACTCTTTGGTTGATTATAATCGGGCTGGCGTGCCTTTGATGGAGCTGGTAACTGAACCGGAAATTCATTCCGGATTTGAAGCCCGGCAGTTTGCTGAACAGCTTCAGCTGCTTTTGCGTTATCTCGAGGTTTCTGACGCAGACATGGAAAAAGGCCAGTTAAGGGTTGAGCCGAATATCTCGGTTTCTTTAGATAGTAAATTAGGGACAAAAGTTGAGATTAAAAACCTGAATTCTTTCCGGGCAGTTGAGGAAGCAATTGATTATGAAATTAAACGCCAGATAGAGATTTTGGGAAAAGGCAAGGCAGTTCATCAGCATAATCGGGGCTGGGATGAGGCAAAAAAAATTACTTTAGAACAGCGGTCAAAGGAGGAAGCCCATGATTATCGCTATTTTCCCGAACCGGATCTGCCGCCGATTTATCTTAACCAGCCAATTGGCGATGAAGGCATTTTTATTAACACCGAAGAAATTGCCAAAACTTTGCCTGAATTGCCCTGGCAAAGACAACTGCGTTTGGGAAATCAATATTTTCTTAATTCCGAAGAAGCCAAGCAGCTGACTTTTAACAAAAAGCTGGGCGATTTTTTTGAACAGGCAATCTCTGAAATACAAGAATTTGATTCTGGACACCAGCATTCTCGGAAAGAACTGACCAAGCTGGTTTTTAATTTTTTGAGTTCGGATTTGCGCGGCTTAGCGGCTGAGAACAAAACCGATTTTAAAGATCTAAAAATCACTCCTGAAACATTTGCCCATTTATTAACTTTATTCCACCAGAAAAAGATCTCTTCCAGAGTTGCTAAAGACGTTCTTTTAGAGATGTTTCAAACCGGCAAAGATCCAGAAGAGATTATCAAAGAGAAAAACTTGTTCCAAGTTTCTGATTCAGGCGAGTTGGAGTCAATAATTAAAAAAATCATTGCTGAAAACCCTGCGCCAGTGGCTGATTTTAAAGCCGGCAAAGAACAGGCGCTCCAGTTTTTAGTTGGCAAAATAATGGCCCAGACTAAAGGCCGTGCCAACCCAGAGACGGTTCAGAAGTTGATTAAGCAAGAGCTTGGTTAA
- a CDS encoding MFS transporter: MRQKNFFSLVIKDSRLSFITKILVISDFLIYSGFGLVDPFFAVFASEDIQGGSLSVAGLSSSIYFIVYSLLMIPMARFIDQKKGERDDFLVLIFGSFFICLVPLLYLFARYPWHIYLIQALSGIGFSLAYISWEAIFTRHIDKENVAFSWSIYETLTGLGGALAVGAGGVIIEFFGFRPLFLIAALIVFFGSSSLLFVADKFKAVKQR, encoded by the coding sequence ATGCGGCAGAAAAACTTTTTTTCTTTGGTTATTAAGGATAGTCGCTTGAGTTTTATTACTAAGATTTTGGTCATTTCAGATTTTTTAATTTATTCCGGATTTGGTTTGGTTGATCCATTTTTTGCGGTTTTCGCTTCTGAAGATATTCAAGGGGGGAGTCTTAGTGTTGCCGGCCTATCCTCGTCAATTTATTTTATTGTTTATTCTTTGTTGATGATTCCAATGGCCAGATTTATTGATCAGAAAAAAGGCGAGCGAGACGATTTTTTAGTTCTTATTTTTGGTTCTTTTTTCATTTGTTTAGTCCCGCTGCTTTATTTGTTTGCTCGTTATCCTTGGCATATTTATTTGATTCAGGCATTATCCGGCATTGGCTTTTCTTTGGCTTATATTAGCTGGGAAGCGATTTTCACTAGGCATATAGATAAGGAAAATGTGGCTTTTAGCTGGAGTATTTATGAAACTTTGACTGGTTTAGGCGGCGCTTTAGCCGTTGGCGCAGGCGGAGTGATTATTGAATTTTTTGGTTTTAGGCCTTTATTTTTGATCGCGGCTTTAATTGTTTTTTTTGGTTCTTCTAGTTTGCTTTTTGTCGCTGACAAATTTAAAGCAGTTAAACAAAGATGA
- a CDS encoding CAP domain-containing protein yields the protein MRRMIRKAIYFLKNYFLPTQANNNFPYALRIENLSLVILLALIIKSLSFASWLVLPKLPFFADISSGLIVQLTNEQRQLAGLSPVSQSPVLSQVAQDKAQDMVSKGYFSHNSPDGLSPWHWFAENNYSYQYAGENLAIDFFESKDVVDAWMNSPTHRFNLLNQNYQEIGVAVVSGQIQEHQTTLVVQVFGTPKTKLSQAKVLISPSPIVSPELTPSPTVQPLAVQSPVSFSPTPIIAGEETQAVASPEPEISLMPSPSLEITPTLSPEVSAEPIFAGLTKDSNLPQTPQLTQDLLGLAINPNPILFSLAGYLGLVLAMGMFSKIYTPYPKAIIGAALAIVIVVAIAYLPGAEQTFYLTAKIL from the coding sequence ATGAGAAGAATGATTAGAAAAGCGATTTACTTCTTAAAAAACTATTTTTTGCCCACTCAAGCAAACAATAATTTTCCTTATGCCTTAAGGATAGAGAATCTATCTTTAGTTATTTTGCTTGCTTTAATTATTAAATCCTTGTCTTTTGCTTCTTGGCTGGTTTTGCCCAAACTGCCGTTTTTTGCTGATATTAGCTCTGGTTTGATTGTCCAGCTGACCAATGAGCAAAGGCAACTGGCTGGTTTATCGCCGGTTAGCCAGAGTCCAGTTTTGTCTCAAGTTGCCCAAGACAAAGCTCAAGATATGGTTAGCAAAGGGTATTTTAGCCATAACTCTCCTGATGGCTTGTCTCCTTGGCATTGGTTTGCGGAAAACAATTATTCTTACCAGTACGCCGGTGAAAATCTGGCCATTGATTTTTTTGAATCTAAAGACGTTGTTGATGCTTGGATGAATTCGCCGACTCATCGGTTTAATTTGCTCAATCAAAATTATCAGGAGATCGGCGTGGCAGTCGTTTCCGGCCAGATTCAAGAACACCAAACCACTTTAGTGGTTCAGGTTTTCGGCACGCCCAAAACAAAACTCTCTCAAGCCAAAGTTTTAATCAGTCCAAGCCCGATAGTTTCTCCAGAGCTAACGCCGTCGCCAACCGTCCAGCCTTTAGCGGTTCAGTCTCCAGTCAGTTTTTCGCCAACACCGATTATTGCCGGCGAGGAAACCCAAGCAGTTGCCAGCCCCGAGCCGGAAATTTCTTTAATGCCAAGTCCGTCTTTAGAAATAACCCCAACTTTATCTCCGGAGGTTTCCGCTGAACCGATTTTTGCCGGCTTGACCAAAGATTCAAATTTGCCCCAAACCCCGCAATTAACCCAAGATTTGTTGGGTTTGGCAATTAATCCGAATCCGATTCTATTCAGCTTGGCCGGTTATCTTGGTTTGGTTTTAGCAATGGGCATGTTTTCAAAAATCTATACTCCGTATCCCAAAGCGATTATTGGCGCGGCTTTAGCCATAGTCATTGTTGTGGCGATTGCTTATCTGCCCGGCGCTGAACAAACGTTTTATCTGACTGCAAAAATTTTATGA
- the ligA gene encoding NAD-dependent DNA ligase LigA, giving the protein MSCPKKTEQRVKLLKELINDERYLYHVLNQPSLSPEALDSLKKELFDLEQRHPELITPDSPTQRIGGQPLKQFKKVRHETPMLSFNDAFSPDDLRDWLTRVENYLGTKINNKQFAISHKPFYCELKIDGLAIELVYQNGILTQGSTRGDGIFGEEVTNNLKTIEAIPLKLLGKAEVLKNLKGLGLKKIAFNLDKNWPLKLIVRGEVFVSLLEFKKVNQEQEKQGGKIFANPRNLAAGSLRQLDPKITALRRLDSFIYDLVTDLGQATHEQEHLILKAFGFKTNSHNQAAGSLAEVFQFRDHWGKQKSKLSYEIDGIVVIVNDNQIFETAGTVGKAPRGAIAYKFSPKEAVTKLENIRIQVGRTGNLTPVAVLKPVNLGGVVVAHATLHNFDQVKRLGLKIGDTVVVSRAGDVIPQITQILKELRTGQEKEFKPPKTCPIDNAPVKQEGMIYRCSNPDCGARNRRYLSHFVSRSAFNIEGLGHKILDRFIDEGLIVDAADIFSLKQEEIAVLERFGEKSAENIINEIEKRKVISLERFVYSLGILQVGEQTAVLLARNSQFPISNSQIKIPDFIKVFQGISLEELQTIKDIGPKVAQNIYDWFRNKKNIEFLKKLDAVGVKLVISDQLSVKKGKLAGQVFVFTGELESTTREQAKEKVKQLGGEVSELISRKTNYLVVGKNPGSKLAKAEKLGVKVISEAEFLRLIGGE; this is encoded by the coding sequence ATGAGTTGTCCGAAGAAAACTGAACAAAGAGTTAAGCTTTTAAAAGAGCTGATTAATGATGAGCGTTATCTTTATCATGTGCTTAATCAGCCGTCTCTTTCTCCGGAAGCTTTAGATTCTTTAAAAAAAGAGCTTTTTGATTTGGAGCAAAGACATCCGGAATTAATTACTCCGGATTCGCCCACCCAGCGGATCGGCGGTCAGCCGTTAAAGCAGTTCAAAAAAGTCAGGCACGAAACGCCAATGCTTTCTTTTAATGACGCCTTCTCGCCAGATGATCTGCGCGATTGGCTGACTCGAGTTGAGAATTATTTAGGAACAAAAATAAACAATAAGCAATTTGCCATTAGCCATAAGCCATTCTATTGTGAATTGAAGATTGACGGTTTGGCAATTGAGCTGGTTTATCAGAACGGGATTTTGACTCAAGGCTCAACCCGGGGCGACGGCATTTTTGGCGAAGAGGTAACTAATAATTTAAAAACAATAGAGGCGATTCCGTTAAAGCTTTTAGGCAAAGCCGAAGTTTTGAAAAATTTGAAAGGTCTTGGTTTGAAAAAAATCGCTTTTAATCTGGATAAAAACTGGCCCTTAAAACTGATTGTTCGGGGCGAGGTTTTTGTTTCTTTGTTAGAGTTTAAAAAAGTCAATCAAGAGCAGGAAAAGCAAGGCGGAAAAATCTTTGCCAACCCAAGGAACTTGGCCGCCGGGTCTTTGCGCCAGCTTGATCCCAAGATTACCGCTTTGCGCCGGCTTGATTCTTTTATCTATGATTTGGTCACTGACCTGGGCCAGGCGACTCATGAGCAAGAGCATCTAATTTTAAAAGCTTTTGGTTTTAAAACCAATTCCCACAATCAGGCAGCCGGCTCTTTAGCTGAAGTTTTTCAGTTCCGCGATCATTGGGGAAAGCAGAAAAGCAAATTAAGTTATGAGATTGACGGCATTGTGGTGATTGTTAATGACAATCAAATTTTTGAAACAGCCGGCACAGTCGGCAAAGCGCCCAGGGGAGCGATTGCTTATAAATTCTCTCCGAAAGAAGCGGTAACCAAATTGGAAAATATCAGAATTCAAGTTGGCCGAACCGGCAATCTTACGCCGGTGGCAGTTTTGAAACCGGTTAATTTAGGCGGAGTGGTGGTGGCCCATGCGACCCTGCATAATTTTGACCAAGTAAAAAGACTTGGCTTAAAGATTGGCGATACAGTGGTGGTTTCCCGGGCTGGCGATGTGATTCCCCAGATTACCCAGATTTTAAAAGAGTTAAGAACCGGCCAGGAGAAAGAGTTTAAGCCGCCCAAAACCTGCCCGATTGACAACGCGCCAGTAAAGCAAGAAGGAATGATTTATCGCTGTTCTAATCCTGATTGCGGCGCTCGGAACCGGCGCTATCTGTCCCATTTTGTTTCCCGGTCAGCTTTTAATATTGAGGGCTTGGGGCATAAAATTCTTGACCGGTTTATTGATGAGGGCTTGATTGTTGATGCGGCAGACATCTTTAGCTTAAAACAAGAAGAGATTGCCGTTCTAGAGAGATTTGGTGAAAAATCAGCTGAAAACATTATTAACGAGATAGAAAAAAGAAAAGTGATTTCTCTGGAAAGATTTGTCTACTCATTAGGCATTCTTCAGGTGGGCGAGCAGACTGCCGTGCTTTTAGCGCGGAATTCCCAATTCCCAATTTCTAATTCCCAAATTAAAATCCCTGATTTTATTAAAGTTTTTCAAGGGATTAGTTTGGAGGAATTGCAGACAATTAAAGATATCGGACCAAAAGTGGCTCAGAACATTTATGATTGGTTTCGAAACAAGAAAAACATCGAGTTTTTGAAAAAACTTGATGCGGTTGGGGTTAAGTTAGTTATCAGTGATCAGTTATCAGTAAAAAAGGGAAAACTAGCCGGGCAAGTTTTTGTTTTTACCGGCGAGCTGGAATCAACCACCAGAGAACAAGCCAAAGAAAAAGTTAAGCAGTTGGGCGGAGAGGTTTCAGAGTTAATCAGCAGAAAAACTAATTATCTTGTCGTCGGCAAAAACCCCGGTTCAAAATTGGCTAAAGCAGAAAAACTGGGAGTGAAAGTAATTTCCGAAGCTGAATTTTTGAGATTAATTGGAGGGGAATGA
- the trmD gene encoding tRNA (guanosine(37)-N1)-methyltransferase TrmD, whose protein sequence is MKQSSRKPAKNKKISSKASTCFEIITAFPEVFPAYFSSSILGRSQERRKIKINIHNLRDFTQDKHRTIDDKPFGGGPGMILKIEPIALAIGSILRNPKSQIPNPKQTSKPKFQTRIILLSAKGKLFTQKDAKRLAKYQQLILICGHYEGVDERVAKHLVDEEISIGEYVLTGGELGAMAIVDAVSRLLPGVLGKKESLTNESFSKPGYLEYPQYTRPEIFRPQIAGGKWQIAKKTTKKTIRHKPFAISQTWRVPKILLSGNHKKIELWRQKHSKLRK, encoded by the coding sequence ATGAAGCAATCAAGCAGAAAACCGGCAAAAAATAAAAAAATCAGTTCAAAAGCATCAACCTGTTTTGAAATTATTACTGCTTTTCCCGAAGTTTTCCCGGCTTATTTTTCCAGTTCAATTTTGGGCCGGTCCCAAGAGCGGAGAAAAATCAAAATTAATATCCACAATCTTCGCGATTTTACTCAAGACAAACATAGAACTATTGATGATAAGCCGTTTGGCGGCGGCCCGGGGATGATACTTAAAATTGAACCCATTGCTTTAGCAATTGGTTCAATTTTAAGAAATCCCAAATCCCAAATCCCAAATCCCAAACAAACTTCAAAGCCGAAATTCCAAACAAGAATTATTTTGTTATCGGCTAAGGGCAAGCTCTTTACCCAGAAAGACGCCAAGAGATTGGCCAAGTATCAACAATTAATTTTAATCTGCGGTCATTATGAAGGCGTGGATGAACGGGTGGCAAAGCATTTGGTTGATGAAGAGATCTCTATCGGCGAGTATGTTCTGACTGGCGGCGAATTAGGGGCAATGGCGATTGTTGACGCGGTTTCGAGATTATTGCCCGGAGTTCTGGGCAAAAAAGAGTCATTAACAAACGAGTCCTTTTCAAAACCCGGCTATTTAGAATATCCTCAATATACCCGGCCAGAAATATTCAGGCCGCAAATAGCAGGTGGCAAATGGCAAATAGCAAAGAAAACAACTAAAAAAACCATTCGCCATAAGCCGTTTGCTATTAGTCAAACCTGGCGGGTGCCTAAAATTTTATTGTCCGGCAACCATAAAAAAATCGAGCTTTGGCGCCAAAAACACTCAAAATTAAGGAAGTGA
- a CDS encoding KH domain-containing protein, protein MSDAAYQEFLELLVKGIVNNPDAVKVNRTLDERGVLLTLSVDPKDMGLIIGKQGGTAKAIRTLLRIVGIKNDARVNLKIEEPEGAERPNRTASVDTVDQVVEDLKI, encoded by the coding sequence ATGTCAGACGCAGCTTATCAAGAATTTCTTGAACTGTTGGTCAAAGGGATTGTCAACAATCCTGATGCGGTCAAGGTCAATCGGACTCTTGACGAAAGGGGAGTGCTGTTAACTTTGTCAGTTGATCCCAAAGATATGGGGTTGATTATTGGCAAACAAGGCGGGACTGCCAAGGCAATCAGAACTTTATTGCGGATTGTTGGCATTAAGAATGATGCCCGAGTCAACTTAAAGATTGAAGAGCCGGAAGGCGCTGAAAGGCCTAACCGAACCGCTTCTGTTGATACAGTTGACCAAGTAGTTGAAGATTTGAAAATTTAA
- a CDS encoding sortase produces MNSGMKVFSRFDLILFFKYFFGYLVLFLPIVIFIFNGRALLAQANWSLKQTLIFQTPNSQEVSPDTFNQVSASGTESFVFIPKINVKAEIVFPDTTDNKELLSWLEKGVIHYPDSAGFGEKGVGILLGHSSAYPWYRGDYGSVFALLEKLEPGDEVVVVSQGKKYLYRVSGSKVVVPKDFRVENPDNGSHLWLMSCWPVRTNKLRIVVATDLVKTESI; encoded by the coding sequence ATGAATTCAGGGATGAAAGTTTTCAGCCGTTTTGATTTAATTTTATTTTTTAAGTATTTTTTTGGCTATCTGGTTCTGTTTCTGCCAATAGTAATTTTTATCTTTAATGGCCGGGCGCTGTTAGCGCAGGCTAATTGGTCTTTAAAACAAACGCTGATTTTCCAAACCCCCAACAGTCAAGAGGTTAGCCCTGATACTTTTAATCAAGTTTCCGCTTCAGGAACCGAGAGTTTTGTTTTTATTCCGAAAATCAATGTTAAAGCTGAAATTGTCTTTCCCGACACCACTGATAATAAAGAGCTTTTGTCTTGGCTGGAGAAGGGTGTGATTCATTATCCGGATTCTGCCGGGTTTGGCGAAAAAGGAGTCGGAATTTTATTGGGGCACAGTTCGGCCTATCCTTGGTATCGAGGCGATTATGGTTCGGTTTTTGCTTTACTGGAGAAATTAGAGCCCGGCGACGAGGTGGTTGTTGTTTCTCAAGGCAAAAAATATCTTTATCGCGTTTCCGGTTCAAAAGTGGTTGTGCCGAAAGATTTTCGGGTTGAGAATCCGGATAATGGTTCGCATCTTTGGCTGATGTCTTGCTGGCCGGTCCGGACTAATAAATTAAGGATTGTTGTTGCCACAGATCTTGTCAAAACCGAATCAATTTAA